One genomic region from Streptomyces sp. Li-HN-5-11 encodes:
- the glgC gene encoding glucose-1-phosphate adenylyltransferase, producing the protein MRRGGPSVLGIVLAGGEGKRLMPLTADRAKPAVTFGGTYRLVDFVLSNLVNGDVLRVCVLTQYKSHSLDRHITTTWRMSSLLGNYVTPVPAQQRLGPRWYLGSADAILQSLNLIHDEQPDYVAVFGADHVYRMDPRQMLQQHIEGGAGVTVAGIRVPRAESSSFGVITPGSDGQTVERFLEKPADPPGLADDPECVFASMGNYIFTTKALIEALNRDAEDERSVHDMGGSILPQLTDRGEAQLYDFSANHVPGETTRDRGYWRDVGTLDAYYDAHMDLIAERPAFNLYNRDWPIYTHSTQLSPARFNAGGIASESIISAGCLIRGQVTRSVLSPGVRVDPGAVVQGSVLHDNVHIGRGAIVRGAVLDKNVEVPPGATIGVNPERDAELYTVSKGGVIALGKGQRVP; encoded by the coding sequence ATGCGTCGTGGTGGACCTTCGGTCCTCGGAATCGTCCTCGCGGGCGGAGAGGGCAAACGCCTGATGCCCCTGACCGCGGACCGTGCCAAACCAGCGGTCACCTTCGGCGGAACGTACCGCCTGGTCGACTTCGTCCTGTCCAACCTCGTCAACGGCGACGTGCTGCGCGTCTGCGTCCTGACCCAGTACAAGTCGCACTCGCTGGACCGGCACATCACCACCACGTGGCGCATGTCCAGCCTGCTCGGCAACTACGTCACCCCGGTCCCCGCGCAGCAGCGCCTGGGCCCCCGCTGGTACCTGGGCAGCGCCGACGCGATCCTGCAGTCGCTCAACCTCATCCACGACGAACAGCCCGACTACGTGGCGGTCTTCGGTGCCGACCACGTCTACCGCATGGACCCCCGGCAGATGCTGCAGCAGCACATCGAGGGCGGCGCGGGCGTGACGGTCGCCGGCATCCGGGTGCCGCGCGCGGAGTCCTCTTCCTTCGGGGTGATCACTCCGGGTTCCGACGGGCAGACGGTGGAGCGCTTCCTGGAGAAGCCCGCCGACCCGCCCGGCCTGGCCGACGACCCGGAGTGCGTCTTCGCGTCGATGGGCAACTACATCTTCACCACCAAGGCGCTGATCGAGGCGCTGAACCGGGACGCCGAGGACGAGCGCTCGGTGCACGACATGGGCGGCTCGATCCTGCCCCAGCTCACCGACCGCGGCGAGGCGCAACTGTACGACTTCAGCGCCAATCACGTACCCGGCGAGACCACCCGCGACCGCGGCTACTGGCGGGACGTCGGCACGCTCGACGCGTACTACGACGCCCACATGGACCTGATCGCGGAGCGTCCCGCCTTCAACCTGTACAACCGCGACTGGCCGATCTACACCCACTCCACCCAGCTCTCGCCGGCCCGTTTCAACGCCGGCGGCATAGCCAGCGAGTCGATCATCAGCGCCGGCTGCCTGATCCGCGGGCAGGTCACGCGGTCGGTGCTCTCGCCGGGGGTCCGGGTCGACCCGGGGGCGGTCGTGCAGGGCTCGGTACTGCACGACAACGTGCACATAGGCCGGGGCGCGATCGTGCGCGGCGCGGTCCTGGACAAGAACGTCGAGGTGCCGCCCGGCGCGACGATCGGTGTCAATCCGGAGCGGGACGCGGAGTTGTACACCGTGTCCAAGGGCGGCGTGATCGCCCTGGGCAAGGGCCAGCGGGTGCCGTGA